A single Lolium perenne isolate Kyuss_39 chromosome 6, Kyuss_2.0, whole genome shotgun sequence DNA region contains:
- the LOC127305529 gene encoding acyl-CoA-binding domain-containing protein 4: MGQEEGAINGGEERAGLADAPYDRWVLLRPAEGSSRPSARYKHAAEVVQDRLYVVGGSRNGRSLSDVQVFDFKTSKWSVLNPSRDSSQFNIENNAGNQPFPPLVGHSLVKWKNNLLVVAGSSRATASNKVSVWLIDVETNSWSAVDTHGKVPIARVGQSVSLVGSRLVMFGGEDNKRRLLSDLHVLDLETMMWEEVTTEKGGPAPRYDHSAAVYADNYLLIFGGSSHSTCFSDLYLLDLQSLEWSQPDTQGANITPRSGHAGTMIDENWYIVGGGDNASGSTDTIVMNAAKFVWSVVTSVTVRDPLACEGLTLCSTTVDGEKVLIAFGGYNGKYNNEVFVMKPKPRNFVQPRLLQSPAAAAAAASVTAAYAVITAADEKTKDIVATDDLDVKRAEPGSSSKQIVAEIDALNGEKVELESRLTEVRAENTKLKDKLDMVKLSYGELTKELQSVENQLAAEGSRCQKLESQIAAAHKRLESAGSLENELEVLQQQISQVEQTMTSSQRRKSGGVWKWVAGSAEVSDNE; this comes from the exons ATGGGGCAGGAGGAGGGCGCCATCAACGGCGGCGAGGAGCGGGCCGGCCTCGCCGACGCGCCGTACGACCGCTGGGTCCTGCTCCGCCCCGCCGAGGGCTCCTCCCGCCCCTCCGCCCGCTACAAG CATGCTGCGGAAGTGGTTCAAGACAGGCTTTATGTGGTTGGGGGAAGTCGAAATGGCCGTTCTCTGTCCGATGTTCAG GTTTTTGATTTTAAGACATCCAAGTGGTCAGTGTTGAATCCCAGTCGAGATTCAAGTCAATTCAATATTGAAAATAATGCTGGGAACCAGCCATTTCCACCATTAGTAGGACACAGTTTG GTCAAGTGGAAGAATAATCTTCTAGTTGTAGCTGGGAGCTCGAGAGCAACAGCATCGAATAAGGTTTCAG TTTGGCTTATCGATGTGGAAACAAATAGCTGGTCTGCTGTTGATACACATGGAAAAGTTCCA ATAGCCCGAGTCGGGCAATCTGTATCACTAGTTGGTTCTAGATTAGTAATGTTTGGTGGAGAGGATAACAAGAGGAGACTTCTGAGTGATCTTCATGTACTTGACTTGGAGACAATGATGTGGGAAGAGGTTACAACAGA GAAAGGGGGCCCAGCTCCTAGGTATGATCATTCGGCTGCTGTTTATGCGGATAATTATCTTCTAATCTTTGGCGGTTCCTCTCACTCCACATGCTTCAGTGATCTGTACTTGCTTGACTTGCAAAGT CTGGAGTGGTCTCAACCTGACACTCAAGGTGCAAATATAACTCCTAGGAGTGGCCATGCTGGTACAATGATTGATGAAAACTGGTACATAGTTGGTGGTGGAGATAATGCAAGTG GTTCCACTGATACGATTGTAATGAATGCTGCCAAGTTTGTCTGGTCTGTGGTCACCAGTGTGACAGTCCGAGATCCACTCGCTTGTGAG GGTCTAACTCTTTGCTCGACCACAGTTGATGGTGAAAAGGTTCTAATTGCCTTTGGCGGTTATAATGGGAAATATAACAATGAG GTCTTTGTGATGAAACCCAAGCCAAGAAATTTTGTGCAACCTCGGCTTCTCCAATCTCCAGCTGCTGCCGCCGCTGCTGCTTCTGTGACAGCTGCCTATGCTGTtataactgctgctgatgagaaaACTAAAGATATTGTTGCTACTGATGATTTAGATGTGAAGAGAGCTGAACCTGGAAGTTCTTCCAAACAAATTGTTGCTGAAATTGATGCACTTAACGGGGAGAAAGTAGAACTAGAGTCTCGGCTGACAGAAGTTCGTGCTGAAAACACAAAGCTAAAGGATAAACTAGATATGGTGAAGTTGTCCTACGGTGAATTAACAAAG GAACTTCAATCTGTTGAAAATCAGCTAGCCGCTGAGGGTTCAAGATGCCAGAAACTGGAG TCCCAAATTGCTGCTGCACACAAAAGGTTGGAATCTGCTGGTTCTTTGGAAAATGAACTGGAAGTATTGCAGCAACAAATATCTCAGGTGGAACAAACCATGACATCTTCTCAAAGACGGAAATCTGGGGGTGTATGGAAGTGGGTGGCAGGAAGTGCAgaggtctccgataatgaata G
- the LOC127309878 gene encoding putative 4-coumarate--CoA ligase-like 8 has protein sequence MEAETFECAGDAAAFLLSRLPHSDSAADAGRAAFVDAATGRALSFAALRRAALSLASALRLGLGLRRGDAVLLLLSPEDDPLLLPPILLGVLAAGCVVVAAHPDAAAHASGAAIVVAGPEAAKKVAGVIAAPLLLTSRSLDPRRLSAEELMDGGDPASALDALAADQPGPWDAAIVVYSSAGGKPVMTTHADLVAAVAAAGASSQDEGRVCLASLPAWGAGVHGGLPLLALGLPAAGVTTVLLPPSADLRDAVATHGATDLVVTPEAAAVLAASMAPQGKLAGLRRVTVVAPAPLADDARQEFRRRLPWVELTVLSDAPETETAAEQVQVAPAELGALLLGQPETASPLAIQIQHKGKMADQMSATNEATSLVAPLQKKIQKTVMADILAKSIAGKFLRKHPVASDKQAVSKL, from the exons ATGGAGGCCGAGACCTTCGAGTGCGCCGGCGACGCGGCGGCGTTCCTGCTGTCCCGCCTCCCGCACTCGGACAGCGCGGCGGACGCCGGCCGCGCGGCCTTCGTCGACGCCGCCACGGGCCGCGCGCTCTCCTTCGCCGCCCTCCGCCGCGCCGCGCTCTCGCTCGCCTCCGCGCTGCGCCTCGGGCTCGGGCTCCGCCGCGGCGACGCCGTGCTCCTGCTCCTCTCGCCCGAAGACGACCCGCTCCTCCTCCCGCCGATACTCCTCGGCGTCCTCGCGGCCGGCTGCGTGGTGGTCGCCGCCCACCCGGACGCCGCGGCCCACGCGTCCGGCGCGGCGATCGTGGTCGCCGGGCCGGAGGCGGCGAAGAAGGTGGCCGGCGTCATCGCAGCGCCGCTGCTGCTCACGTCTCGGTCGCTGGACCCGCGGAGGCTTTCGGCGGAGGAGCTCATGGACGGCGGCGACCCGGCATCGGCGCTCGACGCCCTTGCCGCGGACCAGCCTGGCCCGTGGGACGCGGCGATCGTGGTGTACTCGTCGGCGGGCGGGAAGCCAGTGATGACGACGCACGCCGACCTCGTAGCTGCCGTGGCTGCCGCCGGTGCGAGTTCACAGGACGAGGGCCGGGTCTGCCTGGCATCTCTCCCGGCTTGGGGCGCCGGCGTCCACGGTGGCTTGCCGCTGCTCGCCCTCGGGCTCCCTGCTGCGGGAGTGACCACGGTGCTTCTGCCGCCGTCTGCCGACCTGCGAGACGCGGTGGCCACccacggcgccactgaccttgtcgTGACGCCCGAGGCAGCAGCAGTGCTCGCAGCTTCCATGGCGCCACAGGGGAAGCTCGCCGGACTGAGGAGGGTGACGGTGGTGGCACCGGCACCGCTCGCGGATGACGCCAGGCAGGAGTTCCGCCGGAGGCTGCCGTGGGTGGAGCTGACGGTGTTGTCCGACGCGCCAGAGACGGAGACGGCTGCCGAGCAGGTGCAGGTTGCTCCGGCAGAGCTGGGAGCTCTCCTGCTCGGGCAGCCTGAAACTGCAAGCCCACTAGCCATTCAGATTCA GCACAAGGGCAAAATGGCAGATCAAATGTCAGCCACAAACGAGGCTACATCTCTG GTGGCGCCACTCCAGAAGAAGATCCAAAAGACTGTTATGGCAGACATTTTGGCAAAATCCATCGCGGGCAAGTTCTTGAGGAAGCACCCAGTAGCCAGTGACAAGCAGGCCGTCTCAAAACTGTAG
- the LOC127305530 gene encoding large ribosomal subunit protein bL9c — MASPSCASTLPWTAAFAPSSSSASAASPRGIQTRRAPSLVIVAQGKVKKYRQVILMDDIEEVGGKKGDTMKVRAGFYRNFLLPKGKATLLTPDVLKEMELEQVRIEAEKKRVKEEAQQLARVFETIGAFKVPRKGGKGKQIFGSVTSQDLVEIIKSQLNRDVDKRLVEVPEIREVGEYVAEIKLHPDVTAKVRLTVYAK, encoded by the exons ATGGCGTCGCCGTCGTGTGCATCCACGCTGCCCTGGACCGCCGCCTTCGCtccatcctcctcctccgcctccgccgcctcgcCGCGCGGAATCCAGACGCGCCGAGCCCCGTCGCTGGTCATCGTCGCCCAGGGCAAGGTCAAGAAGTATCGCCAG GTCATATTGATGGATGACATTGAGGAGGTGGGTGGTAAAAAGGGGGACACGATGAAGGTGCGGGCCGGCTTCTACCGCAACTTCCTCCTCCCCAAGGGGAAAGCCACTCTGCTCACTCCGGACGTCCTCAA GGAAATGGAGCTGGAGCAGGTTAGGATAGAGGCTGAAAAGAAGCGG GTAAAAGAAGAGGCACAGCAACTTGCACGAGTATTCGAGACTATCGGGGCATTCAAGGTGCCACGTAAAGGTGGAAAAGGAAAGCAGATCTTTGGAAG CGTCACGTCGCAAGATCTCGTTGAGATCATAAAGTCCCAGCTTAACAG GGATGTCGACAAGCGCCTGGTGGAGGTTCCTGAGATCCGGGAGGTCGGGGAGTACGTCGCGGAGATCAAGCTCCACCCTGATGTCACCGCAAAGGTGAGGCTGACTGTGTATGCCAAGTGA
- the LOC127309212 gene encoding putative ripening-related protein 5 has product MATASARATMAILLLLAALTASHIASSLADCQYSGYLPGRSGACDQTNSPDCCVDGQQYQRFLCSPPVTAPATWAALTVNSFREGGDGGFPSECDMAYHDDSEMVVALSTGWYSGMSRCGRSIRITAKGGAVVYATVVDECDSVNGCDAEHNFEQPCGNNVVDASPAVWVALGLDQDVGLEAVTWSDA; this is encoded by the coding sequence ATGGCGACTGCGAGTGCTCGAGCCACCATGgcgatcctcctcctcctcgccgcgctCACCGCATCCCACATTGCGTCCTCTCTCGCCGACTGCCAGTACAGCGGCTACCTCCCGGGAAGGTCCGGCGCCTGCGACCAAACCAACAGCCCGGACTGCTGCGTGGACGGCCAGCAGTACCAGCGCTTCCTCTGCTCGCCGCCGGTAACCGCCCCCGCTACGTGGGCCGCCCTCACCGTCAACAGCTTCAGGGAGGGCGGGGACGGCGGGTTCCCGTCGGAGTGCGACATGGCGTACCACGACGACTCGGAGATGGTCGTCGCGCTCTCCACCGGCTGGTACAGCGGCATGTCCCGCTGCGGCCGGAGCATCAGGATCACGGCCAAAGGCGGCGCCGTCGTGTACGCCACGGTGGTGGACGAGTGCGACTCCGTGAACGGCTGCGACGCCGAGCACAACTTCGAGCAGCCGTGTGGCAATAACGTGGTCGACGCCTCGCCGGCGGTGTGGGTCGCCCTGGGTCTCGACCAGGATGTTGGTCTAGAGGCCGTTACCTGGTCTGACGCGTAA